TCTACGAGCCCGGTGGTGTAATTATTATGCTCATCTTTATGGGGTTTTAATCCGTCATATCCGTTTTTCATCATCAGTTCTTCTTCAATAATGAAATGATCTTTTGCATAGTCAAAGAGCGCCTGCAGTACCTTTTCCTCAAAGGCAGGGTTTGTCTGTTTTTTTAATAAGGCATTATAGGTTTTATTGGCAAGCATTGTTAATTTCCTGTTCTGTTCATCAAGTATGCTTACA
This DNA window, taken from Deltaproteobacteria bacterium, encodes the following:
- a CDS encoding bacteriohemerythrin; this encodes MSFFVEWNDYLKVNVSILDEQNRKLTMLANKTYNALLKKQTNPAFEEKVLQALFDYAKDHFIIEEELMMKNGYDGLKPHKDEHNNYTTGLVEIFQKHQAGIPVSGPILDLLKDWLKNHVLKKDKELGIFLNSRGIY